A window of Aliarcobacter trophiarum LMG 25534 contains these coding sequences:
- a CDS encoding glutathionylspermidine synthase family protein produces MKLEKIKPLDKEYLESIGFTWHTDSDDSSYIANELVEISEKEANSYYEATNELYEMFIEAGQFVIDNELFHELNIPFNLVEIIKESWENDVHWHLYSRFDLAGGIDNKPIKLIEFNADTPTSVFETAIVQWAMLKQNNLKEEAQFNNLYDALKDNFKRIITLNSDIDKFEEYYSNLGWKILFSSISSSSEDINTTKLLQHIANEAGFNTDFEFIENVQFSDDGIFKDDELFEFWFKLIPWEDIAIQESSLALLLTEIVKEKKAIIFNPAYTLIFQSKAFMKILWDLFPNHPLLLETSFEPLKGKKYVEKKAFGREGSNVKIVNSDGSIDLETFGDYEGHKSIYQEYIEFPQDENGEFYQAGVFYSYEACALGFRRGGKILNNMSKFVGHIIK; encoded by the coding sequence ATGAAATTAGAAAAGATTAAACCTCTAGATAAAGAGTACTTAGAGAGTATTGGTTTTACATGGCATACAGATAGTGATGATAGCTCTTATATTGCAAATGAGTTGGTAGAAATTAGTGAAAAAGAAGCAAATTCTTACTACGAAGCAACAAATGAGCTTTATGAGATGTTTATAGAAGCAGGTCAATTTGTGATAGATAATGAGCTTTTTCATGAATTAAATATTCCGTTTAACTTAGTTGAGATTATAAAAGAGTCATGGGAAAATGATGTTCATTGGCATTTGTACTCAAGATTTGATTTAGCTGGTGGTATAGATAATAAACCTATAAAACTAATCGAATTTAATGCAGATACTCCTACTTCAGTTTTTGAAACAGCTATAGTACAATGGGCAATGTTAAAACAAAATAACTTAAAAGAAGAGGCTCAATTCAATAATCTATATGATGCTTTAAAAGATAATTTTAAACGAATTATAACTTTAAATAGTGATATTGATAAATTTGAAGAGTATTACTCAAATTTAGGTTGGAAAATCCTGTTTTCTAGTATTTCAAGTTCTAGTGAAGATATAAATACTACAAAACTTCTACAACATATTGCAAATGAAGCTGGGTTTAATACTGATTTTGAATTTATTGAAAATGTACAATTTAGTGATGATGGAATATTTAAAGATGATGAGCTTTTTGAGTTTTGGTTCAAACTTATTCCTTGGGAAGATATAGCTATACAAGAGAGCTCTTTAGCACTTTTATTAACAGAAATTGTAAAAGAGAAAAAAGCAATTATATTTAATCCCGCATATACTTTAATATTCCAATCAAAGGCATTTATGAAAATTTTATGGGACTTATTCCCAAATCACCCTCTTTTACTTGAAACATCATTTGAACCTCTAAAAGGTAAAAAATATGTAGAGAAAAAGGCGTTTGGTAGAGAAGGTTCAAATGTCAAAATTGTAAATAGTGATGGCTCTATTGATCTTGAAACTTTTGGTGATTATGAGGGTCATAAATCTATTTATCAAGAGTATATAGAGTTTCCACAAGATGAAAATGGTGAATTTTATCAAGCTGGAGTTTTCTACTCTTATGAAGCTTGTGCTCTAGGTTTTAGAAGAGGTGGTAAGATTTTAAATAATATGTCAAAATTTGTAGGACATATTATAAAATAG
- a CDS encoding UPF0323 family lipoprotein, with protein sequence MKNKNFKTFKELAKTGGLATFLILGLNACNDNSNQNQANNNTISEASKQEGAFVIIEQSSDGKYKIAEEFPAAKTTIVLRNPDGTERILSQDEINKLVKEEEAKIDAGTSPLTNPEMSSGGMGLGGVLLSSIAGAMIGSWLGNKLFNNQNFQNQKAAQYKSPQTYSKSQSSFNKPASSSTGAGKQSGFFGNNNKSTQNNSSRTTSQSTGG encoded by the coding sequence ATGAAAAACAAAAATTTTAAAACTTTTAAAGAGTTAGCAAAAACTGGAGGTTTAGCTACCTTCCTAATTTTAGGCTTAAATGCTTGTAATGACAACTCAAACCAAAATCAAGCAAATAACAATACAATCTCAGAGGCTTCAAAACAAGAAGGTGCTTTTGTAATAATTGAGCAAAGTAGCGATGGAAAATATAAAATTGCTGAAGAGTTTCCAGCAGCAAAAACTACAATAGTTCTTAGAAATCCAGATGGAACAGAGAGAATTTTATCTCAAGATGAGATTAATAAACTAGTAAAAGAAGAAGAGGCAAAAATAGATGCAGGAACATCACCTCTTACAAATCCTGAAATGAGTAGTGGAGGAATGGGATTAGGTGGAGTTTTATTATCTTCAATAGCAGGGGCAATGATTGGTTCATGGCTTGGAAATAAACTATTTAATAATCAAAATTTCCAAAACCAAAAAGCAGCTCAATACAAATCTCCACAAACTTATAGCAAATCTCAAAGTTCATTTAATAAACCAGCTAGTAGCTCAACAGGGGCAGGAAAACAAAGTGGTTTCTTTGGAAATAATAATAAATCTACTCAAAACAATAGTAGTAGAACTACAAGTCAAAGTACAGGAGGTTAA
- a CDS encoding DEAD/DEAH box helicase, producing MFTKGFFIKTFQNLQLNENILKAIDDLGYIHPTAIQEKAIPIALLKRDIIGIAKSGTGKSCAFLLPILEDLLKRENKNNSILRALILVPTRELAKQITQAIDDYSKYLDIKRVAVFGGISNKEQVRKLSNGVDIVVATTGRLLEHIKNNTINLSSVEKVVIDELDTMLDMGFLEEIEQILPYIGKNRQISMFSATINSNIKKLAKEFLKDPVVIEVTNQRDHVEKIEHQIVLVDEDNKSELLSYLIGSKNISQVLVFVNRKLEADDLVKNLNLDGLKSSCIHGDIRQSSRALALRKFKEKELRVLVCTDIAARGIDIENLPCVVNFSLPETINDFTHRVGRTARAGNDGVAITLLSVKDYKLMNEIEKELMLQIPRVELVDFPTKEKKPRTKTREKKSIKDKKIEAKQRDSKDKTKTKKPNKTKFRKTTKRG from the coding sequence ATTTTTACCAAAGGATTTTTTATAAAAACTTTTCAAAATTTACAATTAAATGAGAATATTTTAAAAGCAATTGATGATTTAGGGTATATTCATCCAACTGCTATTCAAGAAAAAGCTATACCTATTGCTCTATTAAAAAGGGATATTATTGGTATTGCAAAGAGTGGAACTGGTAAAAGTTGTGCATTTTTACTTCCTATTTTAGAAGATTTATTAAAGAGAGAAAATAAAAATAATAGTATTCTAAGAGCATTAATTTTAGTTCCAACAAGAGAGTTAGCAAAGCAAATAACACAAGCAATAGATGATTATTCAAAATATTTAGATATTAAAAGAGTTGCCGTATTTGGTGGAATTTCAAACAAAGAACAAGTAAGAAAATTATCAAATGGTGTTGATATTGTAGTTGCAACAACTGGAAGATTACTTGAACATATAAAAAATAATACTATAAATCTCTCAAGTGTAGAAAAAGTTGTAATAGATGAGCTTGATACAATGCTTGATATGGGATTTTTAGAAGAGATTGAGCAGATTTTACCATATATTGGGAAAAATCGACAAATCTCAATGTTTAGTGCAACAATAAACTCAAATATAAAAAAACTTGCAAAAGAGTTTCTAAAAGATCCAGTTGTAATTGAAGTTACAAACCAAAGAGATCATGTTGAAAAAATTGAACATCAAATAGTCCTTGTAGATGAAGATAACAAAAGCGAACTTCTATCATATTTAATAGGTTCAAAAAATATATCTCAAGTATTAGTTTTTGTAAATAGAAAACTAGAAGCTGATGATTTAGTAAAAAACCTAAATCTTGATGGATTAAAATCATCTTGTATTCATGGGGATATAAGACAAAGTTCAAGAGCCTTAGCTCTTAGAAAGTTTAAAGAAAAAGAGCTTAGAGTTTTAGTTTGTACTGATATTGCAGCAAGAGGAATTGATATAGAAAACCTTCCTTGTGTAGTAAATTTTTCTCTACCTGAGACTATAAATGACTTCACTCATAGAGTTGGAAGAACAGCACGTGCTGGAAATGATGGAGTTGCTATAACACTTTTAAGTGTAAAAGATTATAAACTTATGAATGAGATTGAAAAAGAGTTAATGCTTCAAATTCCAAGAGTTGAACTAGTTGATTTTCCTACTAAAGAGAAAAAACCAAGAACAAAAACAAGAGAAAAGAAATCTATAAAAGATAAAAAAATTGAAGCAAAGCAAAGAGATAGTAAAGATAAAACAAAAACTAAAAAACCAAATAAAACTAAATTTAGAAAAACTACAAAAAGAGGTTAA
- a CDS encoding TolC family outer membrane protein has protein sequence MFYEKNIKSIAASAICLLGINANALTLKETLNEVLDTNPVVQERLKNLNETREDLNIAKSEWMPSLDYRGTIGRNNGGDLKDSGNSSFNHTARDVSYSHYTNSLKLTQNIFNGFSTTEKINYQETRVFGAAYHYLENANDISFQMTGAYIDLLRSYQLLQNAKDNVAINKKIYEDVQSLYDQGLTTKSEMTKIYASLSLANSNMVVQQNNTMDKEFKFKRLFGRGVNVGTLEVPKLDLAMPESKERATMVAIQNNPSMIVSSYNIKGAQALYREKKSKFMPTVDIEAEQVFNDYTKENGYDSADDRQRIYAVLNWNLFKGGAHSADLQKSRSTINKEIELQRDLKRQTIEGLELSWSAYEMLGKQLTELYKYYEYSEETLTSYQSEYEMGRRTLLDLLSAQNDLISSKAQIINAQMDRLFAQYRILDAMGMLVGSVLDEKDYAKIIKTTTNPLDLAKDEIPVLLDVDKDGVVDHLDICDNSVRGNNNIMPDGCNKEKKDSDFDGISDDKDKCPDTPFGAVVGIDGCPIENEKKFNMTSGEYINSVLAYSENSPKKENKKGLYDYEFNVVANKNIESTSLDKHLMYGDFDMIKRFDFINMNSKDEAKIDEISKKLKEYNGTNAVVTLIGNTRATKDKNESFDKGLEYANSLKTELIGKGVDEKILVTQSRADFDRVYLQTVRGDKKLNDIVAIALYVPKSNSFGNDNDADGVINEFDECLNTPKGQMVNEKGCQNTINLEVLFENDSDKVIGDSIDKVKAFAKYLVDNEEFNTQISGHASKGINSGQKNSAEYNLDLSTKRANAVKDILVENGVASTRIIAIGKGFEEPIVSNDTEDGRATNRRIEAILIKNR, from the coding sequence TTGTTTTATGAAAAAAATATCAAAAGTATAGCTGCAAGTGCTATTTGCTTACTAGGTATTAATGCAAATGCATTAACTTTAAAAGAGACATTAAATGAAGTGTTAGATACAAATCCAGTGGTTCAAGAAAGACTCAAAAATTTAAATGAAACAAGAGAAGATTTAAATATTGCAAAATCTGAATGGATGCCTTCTTTAGACTATAGAGGAACTATAGGAAGAAACAATGGTGGAGATCTAAAAGATAGTGGAAACTCTAGTTTTAATCATACAGCTAGAGATGTTTCATATAGTCATTATACAAACTCATTAAAACTTACACAAAATATTTTTAATGGATTTAGTACTACTGAAAAAATCAATTATCAAGAAACAAGAGTTTTTGGTGCAGCTTATCACTATTTAGAAAATGCAAATGATATCTCCTTTCAGATGACAGGAGCATATATTGATTTACTAAGAAGTTATCAATTATTGCAAAATGCAAAGGATAATGTTGCTATAAATAAAAAAATTTATGAAGATGTACAATCTTTGTATGACCAAGGACTTACAACAAAATCTGAGATGACAAAAATATATGCCTCTTTATCTTTAGCAAACTCAAATATGGTTGTTCAACAAAATAATACTATGGATAAAGAGTTTAAATTTAAGAGGCTTTTTGGAAGAGGTGTAAATGTAGGAACTCTTGAAGTTCCAAAGTTAGATTTAGCAATGCCTGAGAGTAAAGAGAGAGCTACTATGGTAGCAATACAAAATAACCCTTCTATGATAGTGAGTAGTTATAATATAAAAGGAGCTCAAGCACTTTATAGAGAGAAAAAAAGTAAATTTATGCCAACAGTTGATATAGAAGCTGAACAGGTTTTTAATGACTACACTAAAGAAAATGGATATGATAGTGCTGATGATAGACAAAGAATTTATGCTGTTTTAAATTGGAATTTATTTAAAGGTGGAGCTCATAGTGCTGATTTACAAAAGAGCAGAAGTACAATAAATAAAGAGATAGAGCTTCAAAGAGATTTGAAAAGACAGACTATTGAAGGTTTAGAGTTATCATGGAGTGCTTATGAAATGTTAGGAAAACAACTAACTGAGCTATATAAGTATTATGAGTATTCAGAAGAGACACTTACTAGTTATCAAAGTGAGTATGAGATGGGTAGAAGAACTTTACTTGACCTTTTATCGGCTCAAAATGATTTAATAAGCTCTAAAGCACAAATAATAAATGCACAAATGGATAGGCTTTTTGCACAATATAGAATTTTGGATGCAATGGGAATGCTTGTTGGTTCAGTTTTAGATGAGAAGGATTATGCAAAAATTATAAAAACAACTACAAATCCACTTGATTTAGCAAAAGATGAAATTCCTGTACTTTTAGATGTTGATAAAGATGGAGTTGTAGATCATCTTGATATTTGTGATAACTCAGTTAGAGGAAACAACAATATTATGCCAGATGGTTGTAATAAAGAGAAAAAAGATAGTGATTTTGATGGAATAAGTGATGATAAAGATAAGTGTCCTGATACTCCATTTGGTGCAGTTGTTGGAATAGATGGATGTCCTATTGAAAATGAAAAAAAATTTAATATGACAAGTGGAGAATATATAAATAGTGTATTAGCTTATAGTGAAAATAGTCCAAAAAAAGAGAACAAAAAAGGGCTTTATGATTATGAGTTTAATGTTGTAGCAAATAAAAATATTGAATCAACTTCTTTAGATAAACATTTGATGTATGGTGATTTTGATATGATAAAAAGATTTGACTTTATAAATATGAATAGTAAAGATGAAGCAAAAATAGATGAAATATCAAAAAAACTCAAAGAGTACAACGGTACAAATGCAGTTGTAACTCTAATAGGAAATACAAGAGCAACAAAAGATAAAAATGAGAGTTTTGATAAAGGTTTAGAGTATGCAAATAGTCTTAAAACTGAGCTTATAGGAAAAGGTGTAGATGAGAAGATTTTAGTTACTCAATCAAGAGCAGATTTTGATAGAGTTTATTTGCAGACTGTAAGAGGTGATAAAAAACTAAATGACATTGTTGCTATTGCTTTATATGTTCCAAAAAGTAATTCATTTGGAAATGACAACGATGCTGATGGAGTTATAAATGAGTTTGATGAGTGTTTAAATACTCCAAAAGGTCAAATGGTAAATGAGAAAGGTTGCCAAAATACTATAAATCTTGAAGTACTATTTGAAAATGATAGTGATAAGGTTATAGGAGATAGCATAGATAAAGTTAAAGCCTTTGCTAAATATTTAGTAGATAATGAAGAGTTTAATACTCAAATCAGTGGACATGCAAGTAAAGGTATAAATAGTGGACAAAAAAATAGTGCAGAGTACAATCTTGATTTATCTACAAAAAGAGCAAATGCCGTAAAAGATATTTTGGTTGAAAATGGAGTTGCATCTACTAGAATTATAGCTATTGGAAAAGGTTTTGAAGAACCAATTGTAAGCAATGATACAGAAGATGGAAGAGCTACAAATAGAAGAATAGAAGCAATTTTAATAAAAAATAGATAG
- a CDS encoding type I secretion system permease/ATPase: MVNKSLRKNDTLLDSLVLYTRLFHKPFSAESLLQGLPLGNNEADQLLFSKNSSKSMFSRAAARAGLKTTIVEKPIKDILNIQLPVILLLSNENSCILDSFNEDRTKAKIIFAGLDDPLEEWVDVEKLEDEYLGYAFMLKKVYEYDNNNNYNGKKTLAIDNQKHWFWSTLGFSRKIYIDCIIASILINLFVLATPLFTMNVYDRVIPNNAQETLLVFTIGIVVVFILDAVLKFTRTYFLEMAGKKSDIIMSSIIFEKVLDMKLSEHPKSVGSFANNLKSFDSVRGFLTSSTLNVLIDFPFAILFLCVIAYLGGWLVIVPIFIIILIVIYAKIIKDPLKKSIEATYEASAKKNGILIESLNNIETIKAQGMAGNIQFSWEESTGEIANKGLKSKLISASIPTVTGLLTGLNTVLIVVFGVYLIQDFQLTMGGLIATMILSGRAIAPMGQIVSLITNYEDTKQSFKMLDDIVNKPQDRPLSKEFVKKTSLNGNIEFRNVSFKYPNSEAYALRNVSFTIKEGEKVAFIGRIGSGKSTIAKLILKLYEPEEGHILIDGIDISQIDPADLRKGISYVPQDIHLFGGTIKQNILGIHKFIDDEWMLECSRISGTDEFVRMHPAGYDMPLGERGAGLSGGQRQSVGIGRALINNSDIWMFDEPTNAMDQTTESIVLRNLMSKIDGKTLLLVTQKMSMVDLTDRIIVMNFGQKVLDGPKDEIIKILSNGGENNE; the protein is encoded by the coding sequence ATGGTAAATAAAAGCTTAAGAAAAAACGATACTTTACTGGACAGTTTAGTCCTTTATACTAGGCTTTTTCACAAGCCATTTTCAGCCGAATCTTTGCTTCAGGGATTACCTCTTGGTAATAATGAAGCAGATCAGCTCCTATTTTCAAAAAATAGTTCTAAATCTATGTTTAGTAGAGCAGCTGCTAGAGCTGGTCTTAAAACAACTATTGTTGAAAAACCTATCAAAGATATTTTAAATATACAACTTCCAGTAATACTACTTTTATCAAATGAGAATAGCTGTATTTTAGACTCTTTTAATGAAGATAGAACAAAAGCAAAGATAATTTTTGCTGGACTTGATGACCCTCTTGAAGAGTGGGTAGATGTAGAAAAACTTGAAGATGAGTATTTAGGCTATGCTTTTATGCTTAAAAAAGTGTATGAATATGATAACAATAATAATTATAATGGTAAAAAAACCCTAGCAATTGATAATCAAAAACACTGGTTTTGGAGTACTTTGGGCTTTTCAAGGAAGATCTATATTGATTGTATAATAGCTTCAATTTTAATAAACCTTTTTGTATTAGCAACTCCACTTTTTACTATGAATGTTTATGATAGGGTTATTCCAAATAATGCACAAGAGACACTTCTTGTTTTTACTATTGGTATTGTTGTTGTATTTATTCTTGATGCAGTATTAAAGTTTACTAGAACTTATTTCTTAGAAATGGCTGGGAAAAAAAGTGATATTATAATGTCTTCAATTATTTTTGAAAAAGTTTTAGATATGAAATTAAGTGAGCATCCAAAATCTGTTGGAAGTTTTGCAAATAATCTTAAAAGTTTTGATAGCGTAAGAGGATTTTTAACTAGTTCAACTTTAAATGTATTAATTGATTTTCCTTTTGCAATACTATTTTTATGTGTTATTGCATATTTAGGTGGTTGGTTGGTGATTGTTCCAATTTTTATTATTATACTAATAGTAATTTATGCAAAAATAATAAAAGACCCACTTAAAAAAAGTATTGAAGCAACTTATGAAGCAAGTGCAAAGAAAAATGGTATTTTGATAGAAAGTTTAAATAATATAGAGACAATAAAAGCACAAGGAATGGCTGGAAATATTCAATTCTCTTGGGAAGAGAGCACAGGAGAGATAGCAAATAAAGGTCTGAAATCAAAATTAATATCAGCTTCTATTCCAACAGTAACAGGGCTTTTAACTGGATTAAACACGGTTTTAATTGTTGTTTTTGGAGTTTATTTAATTCAAGATTTTCAACTTACAATGGGAGGTTTAATTGCAACTATGATTTTATCAGGTAGGGCAATTGCACCAATGGGGCAAATAGTTTCTTTAATTACAAACTATGAAGATACTAAACAATCTTTTAAAATGTTGGATGATATTGTAAATAAACCACAAGATAGACCACTATCAAAAGAGTTTGTTAAAAAAACAAGCTTAAATGGAAATATTGAGTTTAGAAATGTGAGTTTTAAGTATCCAAACAGTGAAGCTTATGCTCTAAGAAATGTAAGTTTTACCATAAAAGAGGGCGAAAAAGTTGCATTTATAGGAAGAATTGGAAGTGGAAAATCAACTATTGCAAAACTAATTTTAAAACTATATGAACCAGAAGAGGGGCACATTTTAATTGATGGAATAGATATATCTCAAATCGATCCAGCTGATTTGAGAAAAGGTATTAGCTATGTACCACAAGATATACACCTTTTTGGAGGAACAATAAAGCAAAACATTTTAGGAATTCACAAATTCATAGATGATGAATGGATGCTTGAATGCTCAAGAATAAGTGGAACAGATGAGTTTGTAAGAATGCATCCTGCTGGTTATGATATGCCTTTAGGTGAAAGAGGTGCTGGGCTTAGTGGAGGTCAAAGACAAAGTGTAGGAATAGGAAGAGCTTTGATAAATAACTCTGATATTTGGATGTTTGATGAACCTACAAATGCTATGGATCAAACAACAGAAAGTATAGTTTTACGTAATTTAATGTCAAAAATAGATGGGAAAACTTTGTTGCTAGTTACACAAAAAATGAGTATGGTTGATTTAACTGATAGAATTATTGTTATGAATTTTGGGCAAAAAGTTTTAGATGGTCCAAAAGATGAAATTATTAAGATACTCTCAAATGGTGGTGAAAATAATGAATAA
- a CDS encoding HlyD family type I secretion periplasmic adaptor subunit encodes MNKIKDFFNSPEIIRLKEIFRLFNDKDNLKLPKTPLNKNDYEYMKSLSAAVVFSSSKKLHWVLISFCITIFIFIVWAAFAEIDEIARGNGKVVPSGQNQIVQNLEGGIVQEILVREGDIVEKDQILVRISNEKGTSTAMSNELKSYYLEAQIRRLEADLKDIPFEYIKGENEALNEFLDNENELFITNQKQLESKISILKEQIKQKENDLKDTKQTIEHLKFSVGAISKEVTMTKPMVERGIRSQVDFLKLQREESDAKNKLSSAMFSVDKINSEIKELNKKIDETNEINDTQIREKLNEVFNQLKEVEANKLASTDQVARTIVKSPSNGIVQKLHINTLGGSIKPAQDLLEIVPTDHKLIVEVKILPKDIAFIYQGQKAIVKFSAFDFSIFGGLDGKVINISPDTIVEKDEKTFYIVRIETEKNYIGEEKNQKHIIPGMIADVDILTGKKSVLDYILKPILKTKTYTFTER; translated from the coding sequence ATGAATAAAATAAAAGATTTTTTTAATAGCCCTGAAATAATTAGATTGAAAGAGATTTTTAGGTTATTTAATGATAAAGATAATTTGAAACTTCCAAAGACACCACTAAATAAGAATGATTATGAATATATGAAAAGTTTGAGTGCAGCAGTTGTTTTTAGTTCATCTAAAAAGCTTCATTGGGTTTTAATCTCTTTTTGTATAACTATTTTTATTTTTATAGTTTGGGCTGCTTTTGCTGAGATTGATGAGATTGCAAGAGGAAATGGAAAAGTAGTTCCTAGTGGACAAAATCAGATTGTACAAAATCTTGAAGGTGGAATTGTACAAGAGATTTTGGTAAGAGAGGGTGATATAGTAGAAAAGGACCAAATTTTAGTTCGTATTTCAAATGAAAAAGGTACAAGTACAGCTATGTCAAATGAGCTAAAATCATACTATCTTGAAGCACAAATAAGAAGATTGGAAGCTGACTTAAAAGATATTCCTTTTGAGTATATAAAAGGTGAAAATGAAGCGTTAAATGAGTTTTTAGATAATGAAAATGAGCTTTTTATCACAAACCAAAAACAGCTAGAGTCTAAAATATCTATATTAAAAGAGCAGATAAAACAAAAAGAGAATGATTTAAAAGATACAAAGCAAACTATTGAACATTTAAAGTTTAGTGTTGGTGCTATTTCAAAAGAGGTAACTATGACTAAGCCTATGGTTGAAAGAGGTATTAGATCACAAGTAGATTTCCTTAAACTTCAAAGAGAAGAGAGTGATGCTAAAAATAAGCTCTCAAGTGCTATGTTTTCAGTGGATAAAATAAACTCAGAGATAAAAGAGTTAAACAAAAAGATTGATGAGACAAATGAGATAAATGATACTCAAATTAGGGAAAAACTAAATGAAGTATTTAATCAACTAAAAGAGGTAGAAGCAAATAAGCTTGCTTCTACAGATCAAGTTGCTAGAACTATTGTAAAATCACCATCGAATGGAATTGTTCAAAAACTTCACATAAATACTCTTGGAGGAAGTATTAAGCCTGCTCAAGATTTGTTGGAAATAGTTCCAACTGATCATAAATTAATTGTTGAAGTAAAAATACTACCAAAAGATATAGCCTTTATATACCAAGGACAAAAAGCGATTGTGAAGTTTTCTGCATTTGATTTCTCTATTTTTGGTGGGCTTGATGGAAAAGTAATAAATATAAGTCCTGATACAATAGTTGAAAAAGATGAAAAAACATTTTATATTGTAAGAATTGAAACAGAGAAAAACTATATTGGTGAAGAGAAAAATCAAAAACATATAATCCCAGGGATGATAGCAGATGTTGATATTTTAACTGGTAAAAAGAGTGTTCTTGATTATATTTTAAAACCTATATTAAAAACAAAGACATATACATTCACAGAGAGATAG